Genomic window (Streptomyces sp. NBC_01431):
TACTACGACCTGGCCGCCGAGCGCGACAAGCGCGGCGCCACGGACGCTGCGGCTGCCAACACGGCCATTATCCGCATCGAGCGCCTGTACCCCCTGCCGGGTGCCGAGCTCCAGGCGGAGATCGCGAAGTTCCCGAACGCCGAGAAGTACCTGTGGGCCCAGGAGGAGCCGGCGAACCAGGGTGCCTGGCCGTTCATCGCGCTCAACCTGATCGACCACCTCGACCTGGCCGTCGGCGCGGACGTGCCGCACGGCGAGCGCCTGCGCCGCATCTCGCGCCCGCACGGCTCGTCGCCGGCGGTGGGTTCGAAGAAGCGTCATGAGCAGGAGCAGGAGCAGCTGGTGAACGAGGTCTTCGAGGCCTAGTCAGCGCCTGTCGCACGCGGCCGAAGGGCCCGGCATCCCGAGCTGGCGGGGATGCCGGGCCCTTCGGCGTAGCGGTCCAAGTGCCGCGCCCTGAAAGGGGCGCGGGGCCGCGACATCGTGCGGCCACGTCCCGCAGCCGACGGGCGCCCGGCCCACCGATCGCTCAGCTGTCGTCCTGCTGCTCGGCGCCCCGAGCCGTGGGCACCCGTATCACCACGCTGCCGCTGGCCAGATCTATCGGCCCGCGCCCGGGATCGGCGTCTCCCACCTCGTCCAGCGTGATCTCAAGGCGCCGGCGTTCCTCTTCCGTGTGCCGTCGACCGGGTGCGAAAAGCTCGTCCAGCCCACCGAACATCCCAAGCCACCTCCGTCAGCCGTGCCGTACTCATCCAACGCTGTGCGGCGCCTGACAAATCCCGATCATGCTTGCCGGATCTGCCGGCTGCACCCGGGGACAAGGACCCGCGGCCGTCCGGGGACGGCGACCATCGCAGTACCCCGTACCCCTCCAGCGAACCACGGCCCGCGGCCTACGACGCTCTTCCGGGACCACCGGCTTTCGGCAGCCGGGCCGCTCACATGGTCGGCACGACTGGCTCGGACGCCAACTCGGGGTGCTGACACGGGAGTTGGCCGACGAGCGGCGGCAGCCCGTGCTTCACACCGGCCCGCGGCGTCTTCCACGCGATGAACCCGTCCGACCTCGATCTTCGACTTGCGCGGCGGCGAGCCGTGCGGGGCCGACCGGGGTGGCCCACGGCCTGTCCGGGCGGACGCGGTCGCCGGATACGCTGAGGACCGAACATCCGGTACGTCCCAGGAGCAAGTTGTGTACTTCACCGACCGCGGCATCGAGGAGCTGGAGAAGCGGCGCGGCGAGGAGGAGGTCACTTTCGAGTGGCTCGCCGAGCAGCTGCGTACCTTCGTCGACCTGAACCCGGACTTCGAGGTTCCGGTCGAGCGGCTCGCCACGTGGCTGGCGCGGCTCGACGACGAGGACGAGGACGAGTAGCCCCGCCGGTCGCATCGCGTAATACGCGTCAGGGGCGGGCGCGCATCCGGTCGTACGCCAGGCCCAGGGCGCCGTGGACGATCAGGATCGCACCCGCCGCCATCCAGCCGCCGCTGCGCCGGCGCAGGCCCCACGCGGCGAGCGGAAGGCCCGCCGCGAGCTGGACGGCACCCAACAGGCGCGCCTTGGGGCCGCGCACCCAGGGCCCCAGCGGACTGTCCTCGACCGCGTCGAGTTCGGCGCGTACGGCATCGCGCCAGCCGGACCACTCGATCGTCTCGGCGCCCTGCGCGGCGGCCACCGAACGCAGCCGGTCGGTGGGTTCGCCCGGGGTGAGGCCGGCGGGCAGGGCGACGCCCGTGCGGGCCAGGATCGCGATCAGGCCGAGGAGCCGGGCCCTGGCGTCGGCGGCCGAGTCGGGGCGGGTCAGGCCACCCAAGGCCTCCACATCGTGTACGGGGTCGAGACCGAGCCGGGCCGCGAACGTACGCATCGCCTCGTCCTCTCCGACCGGTGTGCCGTCGGCGAGCCAGACGTAGCCGACCGTCCGGCGAAATCCCGCGGCCAGGGTGAAGCCGGCCCGGGACGCGTCCCACCACAGCGCGATGGCGGGCCAGCCCGCCCCGACCGTGAGCGCGCCCGCCCATCCCGCGAGCACCTGGTCCACGGGGTCGGCCCCGGTCAGCCAGGGCTTGGCCGCGGGCACCAGCACGCTCCAGCCGTCGCCCGCCGGGGCGAGCAGCATCTTCTCGCGCAGCAGGTGGGCGACGGGCCGGACCGCCGCGGGCTCGGCTCGGCAGAGGAGCAGCGCTCCCGGGGTGGCGACAGAGGCGTCGGGCATGATCCATACGCTAGGGCATTTTTGCGGTGATTTCGCCCCATTGGGGTGCCTCAGGACGTACCCGCACGGCCGGCGGGCCCTCACGCCCGCGCCTTGACTTTCCCTGAGCGCGATATATCGTGTTTATCGAGAGACACGATATGTTGCGTCTTGGAGCATCCAAGCCCCGCCACACCCTCGCCGTACCCACCCGACGTGCCCAGGAGGTCAGCACCATGTCCGAGTCCACGTGGGCCGTCCCGGAGCCGCGAAAGTTCACTTTCGACGAACCGGTGACCACGCTCAAAGTGCGCATCTTCAACGGAACGGTCAACGTCGTGGGCGGCGAGGAAGGTTCCGCCCGCCTGGAGGTCTCGGCCGTCGAGGGCCCGCCGCTGATAGTGACGCGCGAGGGGTCGACGCTCACCGTCGCGTACGAGGACCTGCCCTGGCGGGGCTTCCTCAAGATGCTGGACCGCCGGGGCTGGAACCGCAGTGCGGAGGTCTCGCTCGCGGTCCCCGCCGGCACCGACGTCGAGGTCGGCACGGTCAGTGCGAGCGCCGTGGTCTCGGGCATCCGGGGCCGTACGGAGGTGCGCGGCGTCAGCGGCGACACCACGCTGGTCGGCCTCTCCGGGCCGGTCGTGGCCGAGTCCGTCACCGGCGGCCTCGAAGCCCACGGGGTCACCGGGGAACTGCGGTTCACGTCGGTGTCCGGCGGCCTGACCGTGATCGAGGGAGCGGGGCCACGGGTCCAGGCCGAGACGGTCAACGGCGACATGGTCCTCGACCTCACCCCCGACGGACGGCCGACCGACATCCGGCTGACCACCGTCACGGGCGAGGTCGCGGTCCGGCTGCCGCACCCGGCCGACGCCCGGGTCGAGGCAAGCACCACGAGCGGCGCCGTCTCCAACGGCTTCGACGACCTGCGGGTCAGTGGCCAGTGGGGCGCCAAGAAGATCGTCGGGACCCTGGGGGCGGGCAACGGCACGCTCAAGGCGACGACGGTGTCGGGATCCATCGCACTACTGCGCCGGCCGGTGAGCGACGAGGAGCCCGGCGTACCGTCGGACGGTCCGCGCGACAGCGCCCCGGGTGACCTTGACCCTCACGACCCCGTTGACCGGTCCGAGCCCACCGGCCCGACGCACAAGAAGGTGCTCTGACATGCCCCCCGTCTTCGCCCACGGCCGCCTCCGTCTCTACCTCCTCAAACTGCTCGACGAGGCACCGCGCCACGGGTACGAGGTGATCCGCCTGCTCGAAGAGCGCTTCCAGGGCCTGTACGCGCCCAGCGCCGGCACCGTCTACCCGCGGCTCGCCAAGCTGGAGGCCGAGGGCCTGGTCACCCACGCCACCGAGGGCGGCCGCAAGGTCTACTCGATCACCGACGCGGGCCGGGCCGAGTTGGCGGGCCGGGGCGGTGAACTCGCCGATCTGGAGCTGGAGATCCGCGAGTCCGTGTCCGAACTCGCCGCCGAGATCCGCGACGACGTACGCGGTGCGGCGGGCAGCCTGCGCGACGACATGCGCCGCGCGGCCCGTGAGGCCCGAGCGGGGCAGGCCTCCGCGGGCGCGGGCCGCGGCGCCCGCAAGGGGTTCCCCGACGCTTCCGACCTCATCGACGGCGCCTGGGGCGACGGGGAGGCCTGGCAGCAGGCCAAGGAGGAGTTCAAGCGCGCCAAACAGGAGTGGAAGGAGCAGGCGCGGCGGGCCAAGGACGAGTCCCGGCGAGCCCGCGACGAGGCCAGGGAGGCGCGCCGCCAGGCCAAGGAGGCCCAGGAGAAGGCGCGCGAGGAGATGCAGCGGGTCGCCAAGGACGTGCAGCGCCAGGTGCAGGAGCACTTCGCGCGGGGCGACTGGCCGACGGGTGTACGCGAGGGGCTCGCGGAGATCACCAAGGAGCTGGGGCGGTTCGGCTTCGGCCAGCCGCCGGCCCCCGGGACGGACGTCACGGTCGAGCGCGTGGACCTCGGCAAGCCGGACGCGCCTGAGCCGGAGTGGGCCCGTGAGGAACCGTCCGAGAACCCGGCGCGGGATCTCGACCGGCTGCTCGACCGTTTCCGGGACGACATCAGGGACGCGGCACGCGACCACGGGGTGAGCGAGGCCCAACTCCGCGATGCCCGCCGCCACTTGTCGGCGGCGGCGGCCCACATCGGCGCGGCCCTGCGCTCCCCCCGGGCCTAGCCCTCGCGGGTTCAGGCCTCCGCGGGCGCGGGCCGCGGCGCGGCCCCTCAGCCCGTCGTCAGCACGACCTTGCCGAAGAGGTCCCCCGAGGCCACCTTCTGGAAGCCCTCGCGCGCCCGGTCCAGGGGGAGCACCTCGTCGATGACGGGGCGTACCCCCGTCGCCGCGCAGAACGCCAGCAGGTCCTCCAGCTCGTCCTTCGTGCCCATCGTCGAGCCGACGACCTTGAGCTCCAGGAAGAAGATGCGGGTCAGTTCGGCGTGGGCGGGCCGGTCGCCGCTGGTGGCGCCCGAGATGACCAGGGTGCCGCCGGGGCGCAGGGACTTGATGGAGTGGGACCAGGTGGCGGCACCCACCGTCTCGATCACCGCGTCGACGCGCTGGGGCAACCGCGCGCCCGGCTCACAGGCCTCGACGGCGCCCAGTTCCACGGCCCGCTTGCGCTTGTGCTCGTCACGGCTGGTGGCGAAGACCCGCAGGCCCGCCGCCTTGCCCAGGACGATCGCGGCGGTGGCGACGCCGCCCCCGGCACCCTGCACGAGCACCGAATCGCCCGGCCGCACGCCCGCGTTGGTGAACAGCATCCGGTACGCCGTCAGCCACGCGGTCGGCAGGCAGGCGGCCTCCGCGAAGCTCAGGCCCTTCGGCTTGGGCAGGACGTTCCAGGTGGGCACGGCGACCTGCTCGGCGAAGGTGCCCTGGTACTTCTCGGTGAGGATCGAGCGGCCCTCGGTGGGGCCGACGCCGTGGCCGCTCTGGCCGATGACCGAGTGCAGCACGACCTCGTTGCCGTCCCGGTCCACTCCGGCCGCGTCGCAGCCGAGGATCATCGGCAGCTTGTCCTCGCTGAGTCCGACGCCGCGCAGCGACCAGATGTCGTGGTGGTTGAGGGAGGCGGCTCGTACGTCGATCAGGCTCCAGCCGGGGCGTACCTCGGGGGCCGGTCGCTCCCCCAACTCAAGGCCGCTGAGCGGCTGGTCACGGTCGATGCGGGCGGCGTAGGCGGCGAACATGGCCCTGACCATAAGGCGCGCGGCCCGGCCGCCGGAACCTCCCACGGCTGTGACACCCCGCACGCCGGAACAACCGCCGAAAAAGCCGTGCCGGGCTCCCCCGAAGGGAAGCCCGGCACGGCTCGTGGGAGTCGCCCGGTCCAAAGGGCTACCGGCGGGCCACGCCCTCGGCGCGCGCGGCGGCCGCCACCGCCGCCGTGACGGCGGGGGCGACCCGCTCGTCGAACGGGGACGGGATGACGTAGTCCGCGGCGAGCTGGTCGCCCACGACGTCGGCCAGCGCGTTCGCCGCGGCGATCTTCATGCCCTCGGTGATCCGGGAGGCCCGGACCTGGAGGGCGCCCGCGAAGATGCCGGGGAAGGCGAGCACGTTGTTGATCTGGTTCGGGTAGTCCGAGCGGCCGGTGGCCACGACGGAGGCGTACTTGTGCGCGATGTCGGGGTGCACCTCGGGGTTCGGGTTGGCCATCGCGAAGACGAAGGCACCCGGCGCCATGGAGGCGACCGCGGGCTCGGGGACCGTACCGCCGGAGACGCCGATGAAGACGTCGGCGCCCGCGAGTGCGGTCTCCAGGGAGCCGCTCAGGCCCGCCTTGTTGGTGAGCTCGGCGAGCTCGCGCTTGACGTCCGTCAGGTCCGTCCGGTCCGTGCTGACGATGCCCTTGCGGTCCGCGACCGCCACGTCACCCAGGCCCGCTTCCAGGAGGAACTTGGCGATGGCGACGCCAGCGGCTCCGGCGCCGGAGATCACCGCGCGCAGGTCGCCGAGCGTGCGCCCGGTGAGCTTGGCGGCGTTGCGCAGGGCGGCCAGGGTGACGACGGCCGTGCCGTGCTGGTCGTCGTGGAAGACCGGGATGTCCAGGGCCTCCTGGAGGCGGCGCTCGATCTCGAAGCAGCGCGGGGCGGAGATGTCCTCCAGGTTCACCCCACCGAAGGACGGCGCGAGCCGGACGACGGTCTCGATGATCTCGTCGGTGTCGGTGGTCGCGAGCGCGATCGGAACCGCGTCGACGCCGCCGAACTGCTTGAAGAGGATGGCCTTCCCCTCCATGACCGGAAGGGAGGCCTCCGGACCGATGTCGCCGAGTCCGAGCACCGCGGTGCCGTCCGTCACGACGGCGACGACCTGCGACTTCCAGGTGTAGTCGTGCACCAGCTCCGGGTTCTCCGCGATCGCGCTGCACACCTTGGCCACGCCGGGCGTGTACGCGAGGGACAGGTCGTCCTTGTCCCGGATGGGCACGGTGGCCTGCACGGCCATCTTGCCGCCCCGGTGGAGGGCGAATGCCGGGTCGAAGGGCTCGTCCGAACCCTCCGTGCTGTCACTGCGAGGATTGACGATCTCCGCTGCCATTGTGTTTGACCCCTTAAGTCTTCATCAGTTGAGGGTGGCCACTCCTTGTTGAGGAGGGGTGGGCGGACCCGCGTACGTTCCCCGCTGAGGGCGGTTGGCCCGCCCCGCGGGGTGGAGGTACGTACGCGCGGGCGCGCCGCACACGCGCCCTGAGCCCCGGATGAGGGGTGTAAGGATCCTTCTTACCGGACAGAAGCGTCCGCCGACGAGTCCATATTGGCTCAGCGCCGAAGCTGCGCCGCAAGCGGTATCGGTACGGTGACACGACTCTTGGTGGGATGTCACGACATACCGGCCATGCGACCTGGAACGTGTCCACAACGCGAGATGAACCGGAGGATCTCCGGTCCGCGCGGAGGTTCTCCGCACGTACTCCGGTTGGCCGCGTCGTGATGTACCGGCCTGTCGGGATTCGGGGGGTGACCCGTTATCCGATTTTGACATCGCTGCGACCCTGATTTCCGCGGTCCGAATGGCAAGATGCCACTTCATACGCGGTTCACACCGCGGTCGCGACACCCGAGGACGCGTGCACGACCACCACTCAGTACCTGTGCGCCGATCGTGTACGCACTCGATGGCCACTCCTTTCACACTGCCGGAGGAACCCGACCATGACCGCAAGCACCACCCGCCGTACGACCGCCTCCAAGTCCCGGATTGCCGCGGTCGGCGCGATCGCGGTCGCGGGCGCCCTGCTGGTCACCGGCTGCGGTGACCAGACGAAGAAGGGCTCGGCCCCCGAGTCCTCGGGCGGGGCCTCGAAGTCCGCGCCGCTCTTCTCCAAGCTGCCCGCGAACATCCAGAAGGCCGGTGTCATCAAGGTCGGGACGGACGCCACGTACGCCCCCATGGAGTTCAAGCAGGGCGAGAACATCGTCGGCATCGACCCGGACATCGCCGCCGCCCTCGGCAAGCAGCTCGGGGTGAAGTTCGACTTCACCAGCGGCACCTTCGACACCCTGCTCGGCGCGCTGCCGACCGGCCGTTACGACGCGGTCATGTCCTCGGTGAGCGACACCAAGGCCCGCCAGGAGGGCCTCGACAAGGACGGCAAGAAGACCGGTACGGGCGTCGACTTCGTCGACTACTACACCGCGAGCACCGGCATCCTGGTCAAGAAGGGCAACCCGGAGGGCATCAAGTCCACCGACGACCTGTGCGGCAAGAAGATCGCCGTGCAGCGCGGCACCACCTACGAGCAGGCCGCCAAGGACCTCGCCGCCAAGTGCAAGTCGGGCGGCAAGGGCGAGCTGACCTTCGAGGCCTTCGCCACCGACGCCGAGGCGCAGACCCGCGTCAAGGCCGGCGGCGCGGTCGCCGACCTCAACGACTCCCCGGTCGCCGCGTACATCGCCAAGACCGCGGGCGGCGGCGCCGACTTCGAGTCGGTGGCCAACCCCTCGGACGCGGGCCCGTTCGGCATCGCGGTGGACAAGAAGAACACCCAGCTGCGTGACGCCCTCTCGGCGGCCCTTGACGCGATCATCAAGGACGGCTCGTACAAGACGGCCATCGACAAGTGGGGCGGCGCACAGGGCGCCGTCACCAAGGCAGCCATCAACGGCGGCTCCTGACCCGCGCACCACTGAAGGGCAGTCGCTGTGACTGACAAGCTCGACAAGACTCCGGGGTCGGCGGACGCCGCCCCGGAGCAGATTCCGCCGGACGTCATCCGTGCCATCCCGGTGCGCCACTACGGGCGCTGGATCAGCGCCGTACTGGTCGTCGCCGTGCTCGGTGCGCTCGGGTACGCGTTCGCCCAGGGCAATGTGCGCTGGGCGACCGTCACGGACAAGCTGTTCGACCCCAGCATCCTGACCGGTCTGTGGCACACCGTGCTGATCAGCGTGGTGTCCATGGCCGTGGGCCTGATCCTCGGCGTGCTGTTCGCCGTGATGCGGCTCTCGAAGAACCCGGTGACCAGCTCGGTCGCCTGGCTGTACATCTGGTTCTTCCGCGGCACACCGGTCTATGTGCAGCTCCTCATCTGGTTCAACCTGGCGCTGATCTTCCCGATCCTGAACCTCGGGTTCTACAAGGACTACATGACCGCGGTCATGACTCCGTTCCTCGCCGCCCTGCTCGGCCTCGGTCTGAACGAGGGCGCCTACATGGCGGAGATCGTCCGGGCCGGCATCCAGTCGGTGGACGAGGGCCAGACCGAGGCCTCGCACGCGCTCGGCATGACCCAGACGCAGACCATGCGCCGCGTGGTACTCCCCCAGTCGATGCGGGTGATCATCCCGCCGACGGGCAACGAGTTCATCAACATGCTCAAGACGTCGTCCCTCGTCGTCGCCGTCCAGTACCAGGACCTGCTGCGCAGTGCCCAGGACGTCGCCGCGACCTCGTTCGCGGTGATGGAGATGCTCTTCCTCGCCTCTCTCTGGTACCTGGCCCTGACCAGTGTGTTCAGCGTCGGCCAGTACTACCTGGAGCGCCGATTCGCACGAGGCTCGCTGCGCGCCCTGCCGCCCACGCCGCTGGAGCGCATCAAGGCGAACCTGGTCTCCCTTACCAACTGGCGGCGGTGATCCCATGACTGCACAACCGATGGTCAAGGCGGAGGGCGTCCACAAGTCGTTCGGCCCCGCCCACATCCTCAAGGGCATCGATCTGGAGGTGGCCGAGGGCGAGGTGTTCTGTCTGATCGGCCCGTCCGGTTCCGGCAAGTCGACCTTCCTGCGGTGCATCAACCACCTGGAGCAGATCAACGCCGGACGCCTTTACGTCGACGGCGAGCTGGTCGGGTACCGCCAGAAGGGGGACAAGCTGTACGAGCTGAAGGACAGTGAAGTCGCCCTGAAGCGGCGGGACATCGGCATGGTCTTCCAGCGCTTCAACCTGTTCCCGCACATGACGGCCGTCGAGAACGTCATGGAGGCGCCGGTCCAGGTCAAGCGCGAGTCGAAGTCGGTGGCCCGCGAGCGGGCGTTGACGCTGCTCGACCGGGTCGGCCTCGCCGACAAGGCGGGCAACTACCCCTCGCAGCTCTCCGGCGGCCAGCAGCAGCGCGTGGCGATCGCCCGCGCTCTCGCGATGCAGCCGAAGCTGATGCTCTTCGACGAGCCGACCTCGGCGCTCGACCCGGAACTCGTGGGCGACGTCCTGGACGTCATGCGGGGCCTCGCCGAGGACGGCATGACGATGATCGTGGTCACCCACGAGATGGGCTTCGCGCGCGAGGTCGGCGACTCGCTGGTCTTCATGGACGACGGGGTGGTGGTCGAAGCCGGCAACCCGCGCGACGTCCTGACGAACCCCCAGCACGACCGGACGAAGTCGTTCCTGTCGAAGGTGCTGTGACGGCCGGGCCCACCGGCCTCACCACATAGCCCCATGAAGAAGGGTGGTTACGGGAGCGATCCCGTAACCACCCTTCTTTTGCTGCCACTCGGCGCTACTGCTCGGCCCGGAGGAAGGGCACGACACCGGGCTCGCGACCCGGGCGCCGAGACCCATTTCGGTGAGCTGCGTTACGCGATTCCGCGCTGCTCAGCGACCGCCGTGTCCGCATTCGGAACCGACGCCGTCGAACTGTGCGCCTGGATTTCCCTCGCCGTTGAGCGCATTGCCCAGCAGGCCGTTGAGAATCCCGACCTGGCCGAGGACATCGACGTTCAGGTCATGGGACCTACAGCCGCCGTGCCTGCCGTCCGCGCCTTGGGCGGTGGCCGTGCCGGTGGCTATGAAGCTCAGGCTTCCGAGGATGGCGGCCGCGACAGCGGCCTTCTGAAGCTTGCGCATTGTCTTCTCCTCCTTGGGTTGAGTAGAGCGCACACCAAAGATCCACTTAGCGCTCAATCCGGAGGCTAATCCGATATGTCCCTCGGCGCTCACCGGAGCTGGCATCCGGGGGCCTGAGGCTCCATCAGCTTGCGCTCGGCCCCGATCGCGAGGGGCGCGGGGTCCGGCCCGAGCCCTCGCTCGCGGCGTCCGGGAACCTCTTGAGGGCCCGGTCCGTTTCACAGGAGGCCACTCTGTAATACCCTCGAAGGGTAATCAGCCGTTACCTGGACTCTTCACACCAAAGACCGCCGCCGTAAGGACTACAAGTGGAACTGGCCTTTTACTCGGACTATGCCGTGCGTCTGGTCAACACCGAGGAGCCGGCCCGCAACAAGGACGTGCTGACCTCGGTCGACGCGGTGCGCGAACTGTTCGGCCAGAACCAGTCGGCGGCCCGCCGGGCGACGGACGCGGACGTGACGCGCTTCCGTTCGGTACGGGCCCGGCTACGGGCGGTGTTCGAGGCGGCGGACCGGGGCGAGGAGGTCCAGGCGGTCGATCTGCTCAACTCGCTGCTGCTCGAATTCCCCGTCAGCCCCCAGGTGTCGGGCCACGACCACCGCGACGAGGACGACCGCCCACTGTGGCACATGCACCTCGCCGACCACCCCTCGAACGCGACGGCGGGCTACGCGGCCATCGCCTCGATGGGCCTGGCCTTCCACCTCACCGAGTACGGGGTCGACCGGCTCGGGCTGTGCCAGGCGGCGCCCTGCCGCAACGCCTACCTGGACACCTCGACCAACCGCTCGCGCCGCTACTGCTCGGACCGCTGCGCGACCCGGGCCAACGTGGCGGCCTACCGGGCCCGCAAGCGCCTGGATGCCGAGCGGTCGGAGAACACCGGCCGCACCGCGGAGACGGCCCACGAGGCCAAGTAGCCGACGGTGCGCCGACGTCCGGCCGCCATCGGCCGGTAGCGTCCGCGCACCCGGCCGAGCACGAGCTCGACGGGCACCGCACCGAAGGCCCTGCTGTCGACCACCTCGTCGGCGGTGTTGTCGCCGAGCACCCACCAGCCGCTCTCGCGCAGCTCAAGCAGGCGCTTGACGATGAGCAGATCCTGCTGGAGCGGGTGGCGCAGCACCGCCACGTCACCGGCCCGCAGCCCGGCCCCGTAGTGCACGAGCAGCTGGTCCCCGTGCAGCAGCGTGGGCACCATCGAGGTCCCCAGGACCTCGGCGATCCCCAGCGGG
Coding sequences:
- a CDS encoding NAD(P)-dependent malic enzyme, encoding MAAEIVNPRSDSTEGSDEPFDPAFALHRGGKMAVQATVPIRDKDDLSLAYTPGVAKVCSAIAENPELVHDYTWKSQVVAVVTDGTAVLGLGDIGPEASLPVMEGKAILFKQFGGVDAVPIALATTDTDEIIETVVRLAPSFGGVNLEDISAPRCFEIERRLQEALDIPVFHDDQHGTAVVTLAALRNAAKLTGRTLGDLRAVISGAGAAGVAIAKFLLEAGLGDVAVADRKGIVSTDRTDLTDVKRELAELTNKAGLSGSLETALAGADVFIGVSGGTVPEPAVASMAPGAFVFAMANPNPEVHPDIAHKYASVVATGRSDYPNQINNVLAFPGIFAGALQVRASRITEGMKIAAANALADVVGDQLAADYVIPSPFDERVAPAVTAAVAAAARAEGVARR
- a CDS encoding amino acid ABC transporter ATP-binding protein codes for the protein MTAQPMVKAEGVHKSFGPAHILKGIDLEVAEGEVFCLIGPSGSGKSTFLRCINHLEQINAGRLYVDGELVGYRQKGDKLYELKDSEVALKRRDIGMVFQRFNLFPHMTAVENVMEAPVQVKRESKSVARERALTLLDRVGLADKAGNYPSQLSGGQQQRVAIARALAMQPKLMLFDEPTSALDPELVGDVLDVMRGLAEDGMTMIVVTHEMGFAREVGDSLVFMDDGVVVEAGNPRDVLTNPQHDRTKSFLSKVL
- a CDS encoding DUF4097 family beta strand repeat-containing protein yields the protein MSESTWAVPEPRKFTFDEPVTTLKVRIFNGTVNVVGGEEGSARLEVSAVEGPPLIVTREGSTLTVAYEDLPWRGFLKMLDRRGWNRSAEVSLAVPAGTDVEVGTVSASAVVSGIRGRTEVRGVSGDTTLVGLSGPVVAESVTGGLEAHGVTGELRFTSVSGGLTVIEGAGPRVQAETVNGDMVLDLTPDGRPTDIRLTTVTGEVAVRLPHPADARVEASTTSGAVSNGFDDLRVSGQWGAKKIVGTLGAGNGTLKATTVSGSIALLRRPVSDEEPGVPSDGPRDSAPGDLDPHDPVDRSEPTGPTHKKVL
- a CDS encoding ABC transporter permease subunit (The N-terminal region of this protein, as described by TIGR01726, is a three transmembrane segment that identifies a subfamily of ABC transporter permease subunits, which specificities that include histidine, arginine, glutamine, glutamate, L-cystine (sic), the opines (in Agrobacterium) octopine and nopaline, etc.), translating into MTDKLDKTPGSADAAPEQIPPDVIRAIPVRHYGRWISAVLVVAVLGALGYAFAQGNVRWATVTDKLFDPSILTGLWHTVLISVVSMAVGLILGVLFAVMRLSKNPVTSSVAWLYIWFFRGTPVYVQLLIWFNLALIFPILNLGFYKDYMTAVMTPFLAALLGLGLNEGAYMAEIVRAGIQSVDEGQTEASHALGMTQTQTMRRVVLPQSMRVIIPPTGNEFINMLKTSSLVVAVQYQDLLRSAQDVAATSFAVMEMLFLASLWYLALTSVFSVGQYYLERRFARGSLRALPPTPLERIKANLVSLTNWRR
- a CDS encoding DUF6191 domain-containing protein — translated: MFGGLDELFAPGRRHTEEERRRLEITLDEVGDADPGRGPIDLASGSVVIRVPTARGAEQQDDS
- a CDS encoding DUF6104 family protein, whose product is MYFTDRGIEELEKRRGEEEVTFEWLAEQLRTFVDLNPDFEVPVERLATWLARLDDEDEDE
- a CDS encoding PadR family transcriptional regulator, with the protein product MPPVFAHGRLRLYLLKLLDEAPRHGYEVIRLLEERFQGLYAPSAGTVYPRLAKLEAEGLVTHATEGGRKVYSITDAGRAELAGRGGELADLELEIRESVSELAAEIRDDVRGAAGSLRDDMRRAAREARAGQASAGAGRGARKGFPDASDLIDGAWGDGEAWQQAKEEFKRAKQEWKEQARRAKDESRRARDEAREARRQAKEAQEKAREEMQRVAKDVQRQVQEHFARGDWPTGVREGLAEITKELGRFGFGQPPAPGTDVTVERVDLGKPDAPEPEWAREEPSENPARDLDRLLDRFRDDIRDAARDHGVSEAQLRDARRHLSAAAAHIGAALRSPRA
- the sodX gene encoding nickel-type superoxide dismutase maturation protease, whose product is MTDEGREPRAPLGIAEVLGTSMVPTLLHGDQLLVHYGAGLRAGDVAVLRHPLQQDLLIVKRLLELRESGWWVLGDNTADEVVDSRAFGAVPVELVLGRVRGRYRPMAAGRRRTVGYLASWAVSAVRPVFSDRSASRRLRAR
- a CDS encoding zinc-binding dehydrogenase, which produces MFAAYAARIDRDQPLSGLELGERPAPEVRPGWSLIDVRAASLNHHDIWSLRGVGLSEDKLPMILGCDAAGVDRDGNEVVLHSVIGQSGHGVGPTEGRSILTEKYQGTFAEQVAVPTWNVLPKPKGLSFAEAACLPTAWLTAYRMLFTNAGVRPGDSVLVQGAGGGVATAAIVLGKAAGLRVFATSRDEHKRKRAVELGAVEACEPGARLPQRVDAVIETVGAATWSHSIKSLRPGGTLVISGATSGDRPAHAELTRIFFLELKVVGSTMGTKDELEDLLAFCAATGVRPVIDEVLPLDRAREGFQKVASGDLFGKVVLTTG
- a CDS encoding CGNR zinc finger domain-containing protein, giving the protein MELAFYSDYAVRLVNTEEPARNKDVLTSVDAVRELFGQNQSAARRATDADVTRFRSVRARLRAVFEAADRGEEVQAVDLLNSLLLEFPVSPQVSGHDHRDEDDRPLWHMHLADHPSNATAGYAAIASMGLAFHLTEYGVDRLGLCQAAPCRNAYLDTSTNRSRRYCSDRCATRANVAAYRARKRLDAERSENTGRTAETAHEAK
- a CDS encoding ABC transporter substrate-binding protein; the encoded protein is MTASTTRRTTASKSRIAAVGAIAVAGALLVTGCGDQTKKGSAPESSGGASKSAPLFSKLPANIQKAGVIKVGTDATYAPMEFKQGENIVGIDPDIAAALGKQLGVKFDFTSGTFDTLLGALPTGRYDAVMSSVSDTKARQEGLDKDGKKTGTGVDFVDYYTASTGILVKKGNPEGIKSTDDLCGKKIAVQRGTTYEQAAKDLAAKCKSGGKGELTFEAFATDAEAQTRVKAGGAVADLNDSPVAAYIAKTAGGGADFESVANPSDAGPFGIAVDKKNTQLRDALSAALDAIIKDGSYKTAIDKWGGAQGAVTKAAINGGS